One region of bacterium (Candidatus Blackallbacteria) CG13_big_fil_rev_8_21_14_2_50_49_14 genomic DNA includes:
- a CDS encoding 3-deoxy-7-phosphoheptulonate synthase: MDQITPLKEWQSNPEYPFVVAGPCSAETEEQVLTAARELAQNRKISAFRAGIWKPRTRPNAFEGVGLQGLPWLKKVKEETGLPVSTEVANAKHTELALLAGVDILWVGARTTANPFSVQEIADVLKGVDIPVMVKNPVNADLALWIGALERLSNAGIKKLVAIHRGFSSHEKSVWRNPPMWRLPIELKRLYPQLPMICDPSHITGKRDLIYRVSQKALDLGMDGLMVETHPDPENAWSDADQQVTPARLAEILTELDLRIAELHNPGFEQDLEQLRAQIDRIDNEMLDVLHHRMQVVHQIGDLKIRNGVTAFQIGRMNEIMQKRTSAGEKLGLRSPYIEELFRTIHEESIKTQTDMMREHHGLD; encoded by the coding sequence ATGGATCAGATCACCCCTTTAAAAGAATGGCAATCAAACCCCGAATATCCCTTTGTCGTGGCAGGCCCCTGCAGCGCTGAAACTGAAGAACAGGTTTTAACTGCCGCCCGCGAATTGGCTCAAAACCGCAAAATCAGTGCTTTTCGTGCCGGAATCTGGAAACCCCGCACCCGCCCCAACGCCTTTGAAGGCGTGGGCTTACAGGGTCTGCCCTGGCTGAAAAAAGTCAAAGAAGAAACGGGTCTGCCCGTCAGCACCGAAGTGGCAAACGCCAAGCATACCGAACTCGCGCTCTTGGCCGGGGTTGATATTCTCTGGGTGGGGGCGCGCACCACTGCCAACCCTTTTTCAGTTCAGGAAATTGCCGATGTACTCAAAGGCGTGGATATTCCAGTGATGGTAAAAAATCCTGTCAATGCAGATTTGGCCCTCTGGATAGGCGCACTTGAGCGTCTTTCCAATGCGGGCATCAAAAAACTGGTGGCCATTCACCGTGGCTTCTCCAGCCATGAAAAATCTGTTTGGCGCAATCCTCCCATGTGGCGTCTGCCGATTGAACTCAAACGGCTTTACCCCCAATTGCCCATGATTTGCGATCCCAGCCATATTACCGGCAAACGTGATTTGATCTACCGGGTCAGTCAAAAAGCGCTCGATCTCGGCATGGACGGCCTGATGGTTGAAACCCATCCTGATCCTGAAAACGCCTGGAGTGACGCGGATCAACAGGTGACCCCTGCACGCCTGGCCGAAATTCTGACGGAACTGGATTTGCGCATTGCCGAATTGCACAATCCCGGTTTTGAACAGGACTTGGAGCAACTTCGCGCCCAAATTGATCGCATCGACAATGAAATGCTCGATGTTTTACACCACCGTATGCAAGTCGTTCACCAAATCGGCGATCTTAAAATTCGCAATGGTGTGACAGCCTTTCAAATTGGCCGCATGAATGAAATTATGCAGAAACGTACGAGTGCCGGTGAAAAATTAGGCTTGCGCTCCCCTTATATTGAAGAACTCTTTCGCACCATCCACGAAGAATCGATCAAAACCCAGACCGATATGATGCGTGAACACCACGGCTTGGATTGA
- a CDS encoding 3-oxoacyl-ACP reductase → MKNPQKLALITGAGRGIGKAIAKTLATDGFHVVLLSRTETELKQVCSEIEAQGGRASYQVFDLLQKANYPNLLEKIRQQTGTPDVLVHNAAPSHRPVKLTRMSQEEWENTLMVDLEAYALLAKALLEPMIESGWGRLIAIGSVSGVVGAGSYPAYCAAKAGLDGLTKNLAIDYSRYGITVNLISPGFIETERFQKAAPAELLEKFRQATASKRLGKPEDIAHAVSFLASDKASYITGTNLMVCGGLNLGNLW, encoded by the coding sequence ATGAAGAACCCTCAAAAACTCGCCTTGATCACCGGAGCTGGCAGAGGTATAGGCAAAGCCATTGCCAAAACTTTGGCAACAGATGGATTTCATGTGGTATTGCTCAGCCGTACAGAAACTGAACTCAAACAGGTTTGCAGCGAAATTGAAGCCCAGGGGGGAAGGGCCTCTTATCAGGTGTTTGATCTGCTGCAAAAAGCCAATTACCCAAACCTGCTTGAGAAAATCAGGCAGCAAACGGGAACACCCGATGTCTTGGTTCACAACGCGGCCCCCAGTCACCGCCCCGTCAAACTGACACGTATGAGCCAGGAAGAATGGGAAAACACCCTGATGGTGGATCTGGAAGCCTATGCGCTCTTGGCCAAGGCCCTCTTGGAGCCCATGATAGAGTCTGGCTGGGGACGCCTGATTGCGATTGGCTCAGTTTCGGGCGTGGTCGGCGCAGGCTCCTATCCCGCCTATTGTGCAGCCAAAGCTGGCTTGGATGGGCTAACCAAAAACCTCGCGATTGATTATTCCCGCTATGGGATTACGGTGAATCTGATCAGTCCTGGCTTTATAGAAACTGAACGCTTTCAAAAAGCGGCACCAGCTGAATTGCTTGAGAAATTCAGACAAGCCACAGCCTCAAAACGCCTCGGAAAACCTGAAGATATCGCCCATGCTGTCAGCTTTCTGGCCTCTGACAAAGCCAGTTATATCACCGGAACCAATCTGATGGTCTGTGGAGGTCTCAACCTTGGAAATTTGTGGTAA
- a CDS encoding prephenate dehydrogenase/arogenate dehydrogenase family protein: protein MHLGLIGFGRLGRLLTRYLAQDFHVHVYDLNLNPAEVSALGATPSTLEEACAQPIVLPLVPMSAFESLMQQIAGLLKPDSLIVDACSVKTLPVEWMLKHLPDSVSILGSHPMFGPDSAAETLFGAKLVLCPVRVEPKRYQEIKLYLEKHGIKLIETTPEEHDKQISKSLFLAHFLGRTLLEFGAHPLEIDTKGYRRLMKILLTVENDSLQLFEDMYHFNPYAAETRQKFIQAMDQVVERLDT, encoded by the coding sequence ATGCATCTCGGACTGATTGGATTTGGCCGCCTGGGCCGGTTGCTGACTCGCTATCTGGCCCAGGATTTCCATGTCCATGTCTATGATCTAAATCTGAATCCTGCGGAAGTAAGCGCGCTCGGAGCAACTCCCAGCACGCTTGAAGAAGCCTGTGCCCAGCCCATTGTTCTGCCTTTGGTGCCGATGTCGGCCTTTGAAAGTCTGATGCAACAAATAGCAGGATTGCTGAAACCAGACAGCTTGATTGTGGATGCCTGTTCAGTCAAAACCCTGCCCGTAGAATGGATGTTAAAACATCTACCGGACTCAGTCTCGATTCTGGGAAGCCACCCCATGTTTGGCCCTGACAGTGCCGCTGAAACACTGTTTGGTGCAAAATTGGTACTTTGCCCTGTCAGAGTAGAACCCAAGCGCTATCAGGAAATTAAGCTTTATCTCGAAAAACATGGCATCAAACTGATTGAAACCACACCCGAAGAACATGACAAGCAAATCAGCAAGTCTCTGTTTCTTGCCCATTTTTTAGGCCGTACCCTCTTGGAATTTGGTGCCCACCCGCTTGAAATAGACACCAAAGGCTACCGTCGATTGATGAAAATCCTGCTCACGGTTGAGAATGATTCACTCCAGCTCTTTGAAGACATGTACCATTTTAATCCCTATGCTGCTGAAACCCGCCAGAAATTTATTCAGGCCATGGATCAGGTCGTAGAACGGCTTGACACATGA